From one Microthrixaceae bacterium genomic stretch:
- a CDS encoding indole-3-glycerol phosphate synthase TrpC, which produces MATYLDRILEFHRARAAADRRSLDELMHRAAAMEAPRGFRDALLGSTAETADATLAVISEVKRRSPSKGDLFAELDPAGLAQTYEAGGAACLSVLTDEHHFGGSANDLAQARAAVSLPVLRKDFTVCALDVVDARLMGADCVLLIVAALSDEELANFDDLAAQLGLDVLVETHDEAEVERALRTTRGTLIGVNQRDLETFEVDQDRAVRVAATIPDGVVKVAESGVRGRSDAEALAAAGYDAVLVGEHLVTSGDPGAALAALKVRRPPHHDR; this is translated from the coding sequence ATGGCTACCTACCTCGATCGAATCCTCGAGTTCCACCGCGCCCGCGCCGCGGCCGACCGTCGCAGCCTCGACGAGTTGATGCATCGTGCCGCAGCGATGGAGGCGCCTCGGGGATTTCGCGACGCGCTCCTCGGGTCGACCGCAGAGACCGCCGACGCCACGCTGGCCGTCATCTCGGAGGTCAAACGCCGGTCGCCGTCGAAGGGGGACTTGTTCGCCGAACTCGACCCGGCCGGGTTGGCGCAGACCTACGAGGCCGGCGGCGCCGCGTGTCTGTCGGTCCTGACCGACGAGCACCACTTCGGAGGGTCCGCAAACGACCTTGCCCAAGCCCGTGCGGCGGTGTCGTTGCCGGTGCTGCGCAAGGATTTCACCGTATGTGCACTCGACGTCGTCGATGCCCGGTTGATGGGAGCCGACTGCGTGCTGTTGATCGTCGCCGCGCTCAGCGACGAGGAGTTGGCCAACTTCGACGATCTCGCTGCGCAGTTGGGCCTCGACGTGTTGGTCGAAACCCACGATGAGGCCGAGGTCGAACGGGCGCTGCGTACGACCCGGGGAACGCTCATCGGTGTGAACCAGCGCGACCTGGAGACCTTCGAGGTCGACCAGGACCGGGCGGTGCGGGTCGCGGCCACCATTCCCGACGGTGTGGTCAAGGTCGCCGAATCCGGTGTGCGGGGACGCTCCGATGCCGAGGCTCTCGCCGCTGCCGGATATGACGCGGTCCTGGTGGGGGAGCACCTGGTGACCAGCGGGGATCCGGGCGCAGCACTCGCGGCGTTAAAGGTGCGGCGACCCCCTCACCACGACCGGTAG
- a CDS encoding phosphoribosylanthranilate isomerase, which translates to MWVKICGITNEEDALMAVALGADAIGFVFAPSPRQVSVGVARDITRRLPPEVEPIGVFRDQDPQFISNAVLEAGLRGVQLHGHETPQLASEITPRPRRLIVAFAAGSPGIERFEEYRADAMLLDAQVPGSGKVFDWNLVDGVPDGARLILAGGLTADNVAAAVERVRPWGVDVSTGVEASPGQKDPVLVSEFIAAVRAAAPAASEVDDPGADPDGAASTSAPFDWYDDSDL; encoded by the coding sequence ATGTGGGTGAAGATCTGTGGCATCACCAACGAGGAGGACGCCTTGATGGCGGTGGCCCTCGGGGCCGATGCCATCGGGTTCGTGTTCGCTCCCTCGCCTCGACAGGTGAGCGTCGGTGTCGCCCGCGACATCACCAGGCGGCTGCCGCCTGAGGTGGAGCCGATCGGGGTGTTTCGCGACCAGGACCCACAGTTCATTTCCAACGCAGTGCTCGAAGCGGGCCTTCGCGGCGTTCAGCTCCACGGCCATGAGACCCCGCAACTGGCCTCCGAGATCACCCCGCGGCCGCGCCGCCTCATCGTCGCCTTCGCCGCGGGATCCCCGGGGATCGAGCGGTTCGAGGAGTACCGGGCGGATGCGATGTTGCTCGACGCCCAGGTTCCCGGCAGCGGGAAGGTCTTCGATTGGAACCTGGTCGACGGGGTGCCCGACGGAGCCCGGCTGATCCTCGCCGGGGGTTTGACCGCCGACAACGTCGCAGCGGCGGTGGAACGGGTTCGTCCGTGGGGGGTCGACGTGTCGACCGGGGTCGAGGCCTCGCCGGGGCAGAAGGATCCGGTGCTGGTGAGCGAGTTCATCGCCGCAGTGCGCGCCGCTGCACCCGCGGCATCGGAGGTCGACGATCCCGGTGCCGACCCCGATGGGGCCGCGAGTACGTCGGCGCCCTTCGACTGGTACGACGACTCCGACCTATGA
- the trpB gene encoding tryptophan synthase subunit beta — protein MSETIRPATLMGDPVDGRFGDFGGMFVPETLVPACQDLDRAFREAWADDGFRAELDHLLASYGGRPSPLTYCSNLSERLGCHLWLKREDLNHTGSHKINNVLGQALLAKRMGKTRLVAETGAGQHGVATATAAALLGMDCVVYMGEVDIARQELNVFRMKLLGATVRPASSGSRTLKDAVNEAMRDWVATVESSHYCLGSVMGPHPYPWMVREFHRVLGREAAEQFDAAVGGTPDVVVAAVGGGSNAIGLFSGFIDTDATIIGVEPAGGAAVQRGVPGIVHGMHSYLMQDEFGQVEEAHSISAGLDYPGVGPEHAHLAAIGRVEFHPVSDDEVIEAFKTLSRAEGIIPALESAHALAWVMREAKRVAGSHVIVNLSGRGDKDVDQMMGLVGHEFLGEES, from the coding sequence GTGAGCGAAACGATCAGACCGGCGACGTTGATGGGCGACCCCGTCGACGGCCGATTCGGCGACTTCGGCGGAATGTTCGTTCCCGAAACCCTTGTCCCAGCGTGCCAGGACCTCGATCGGGCGTTTCGCGAGGCGTGGGCCGACGACGGTTTTCGCGCGGAACTCGATCACCTGTTGGCGTCCTACGGTGGTCGCCCGTCGCCGCTGACCTACTGCTCGAACCTGTCGGAGCGGTTGGGGTGCCATCTCTGGCTCAAGCGAGAAGACCTCAATCACACCGGCTCGCACAAGATCAACAACGTGTTGGGGCAGGCGCTCCTGGCGAAGCGGATGGGCAAGACCCGCCTCGTCGCCGAAACGGGCGCCGGCCAACACGGCGTGGCGACCGCGACCGCGGCGGCGCTGTTGGGGATGGACTGCGTCGTCTACATGGGCGAGGTCGATATCGCCCGCCAGGAACTCAACGTCTTTCGGATGAAGTTGCTCGGTGCCACGGTGCGGCCGGCAAGCTCGGGAAGCCGCACCCTCAAAGATGCGGTGAACGAGGCGATGCGCGACTGGGTGGCGACCGTGGAGTCGAGCCATTACTGCCTCGGTTCGGTGATGGGGCCGCACCCGTATCCGTGGATGGTGCGCGAGTTTCACCGAGTGCTCGGCCGTGAGGCGGCCGAGCAGTTCGACGCCGCGGTCGGTGGCACCCCCGACGTCGTGGTCGCCGCGGTGGGTGGAGGATCGAACGCCATCGGGCTGTTCAGCGGGTTCATCGACACCGATGCCACCATCATCGGCGTGGAACCCGCCGGAGGGGCGGCGGTGCAGCGCGGGGTTCCGGGCATTGTGCACGGCATGCACAGCTATCTGATGCAGGACGAGTTCGGGCAGGTCGAGGAGGCACACTCCATTTCGGCGGGGCTCGACTACCCGGGGGTGGGGCCCGAACATGCGCATCTCGCCGCCATCGGCCGCGTCGAGTTCCACCCCGTCAGCGACGACGAGGTGATCGAGGCTTTCAAGACCCTGAGCCGGGCCGAGGGGATCATCCCGGCGCTCGAGTCGGCACACGCGCTCGCCTGGGTCATGCGTGAGGCGAAGCGGGTTGCCGGCAGCCACGTGATCGTGAACCTGTCGGGTCGTGGCGACAAGGACGTCGATCAGATGATGGGCCTCGTCGGCCATGAGTTCCTGGGGGAGGAGTCGTGA
- the trpA gene encoding tryptophan synthase subunit alpha — translation MSVVGAAGVVGVSPEPGPIEARFLANRQAGRKSLVIYLTGGLPGWQDQVRAAAQAGADLIEIGIPFSDPVMDGPVIQESSQRALAHGATPVSVLDEASRLDAGCLLAVMTYANLVYRFGYERFARTAKDSGIDGVILPDIPIEESAPWCAAADSAGIETIMLAAPTASDERLARVAERARGFVYGVGLLGITGERDALSASALEIARRLRGVTDKPVLVGVGISTPAQAAETSKISDGVIVGSAVVRRAIEVGTAESVGELVGEFRSVLDAEC, via the coding sequence GTGAGCGTCGTGGGTGCAGCAGGCGTCGTGGGAGTTTCGCCGGAGCCGGGGCCCATCGAGGCGCGATTTCTCGCCAACCGCCAGGCTGGCCGAAAGAGCCTGGTGATCTACCTCACCGGCGGGCTCCCCGGCTGGCAGGACCAGGTACGCGCCGCAGCGCAGGCCGGTGCCGACCTCATCGAGATCGGTATCCCCTTTTCCGATCCGGTGATGGACGGGCCGGTGATCCAGGAGAGTTCCCAGCGCGCCCTCGCGCATGGGGCCACCCCGGTGAGCGTGCTCGACGAGGCGTCTCGTCTCGATGCCGGATGTCTGCTGGCGGTCATGACCTACGCGAATCTCGTCTACCGATTCGGTTATGAGCGTTTCGCCCGCACCGCGAAGGATTCCGGCATCGACGGTGTCATTTTGCCGGACATCCCGATCGAGGAGTCTGCTCCGTGGTGTGCGGCCGCCGATTCCGCTGGCATCGAGACGATCATGTTGGCCGCGCCGACGGCCTCCGATGAGCGTCTCGCCCGCGTCGCCGAACGCGCTCGGGGGTTCGTGTATGGCGTCGGGTTGCTCGGCATCACCGGTGAACGAGATGCGCTTTCGGCCTCCGCACTCGAGATCGCTCGACGCCTGCGCGGGGTGACCGACAAGCCGGTGTTGGTCGGTGTCGGCATCTCGACACCGGCCCAGGCGGCGGAGACCTCGAAGATTTCCGACGGGGTGATCGTCGGCAGCGCGGTCGTGCGGCGCGCCATCGAGGTGGGTACCGCCGAATCGGTCGGTGAGCTCGTCGGGGAATTTCGGAGCGTTTTGGACGCCGAATGCTGA
- a CDS encoding HU family DNA-binding protein has translation MNKTELVETIAQRTDLSKKDVDAVLGAFWDIIAQTVAKGKDTVTIPGWIKFEQVTRDPRVVRNPQTGEQMKIGKTKAVKITAGATLKAIAKGDKPAPK, from the coding sequence ATGAACAAGACTGAACTGGTCGAGACCATCGCTCAGCGCACCGATCTGTCGAAGAAGGACGTCGACGCAGTTCTCGGCGCGTTCTGGGACATCATCGCTCAGACCGTCGCCAAGGGTAAGGACACCGTCACCATCCCCGGCTGGATCAAGTTCGAGCAGGTCACCCGTGACCCCCGCGTCGTGCGCAACCCGCAGACCGGCGAGCAGATGAAGATCGGCAAGACCAAGGCTGTGAAGATCACCGCCGGCGCCACGCTGAAGGCCATCGCCAAGGGCGACAAGCCTGCTCCGAAGTGA
- the bcp gene encoding thioredoxin-dependent thiol peroxidase: protein MTTPAEGKKAPAFTLVDQNEAKVQLSKLAGRKVLVYFYPRADTPGCTTQACGLRDIAGQVGDTMIIGISPDKPAKLKKFDDKYELGFTLLSDEDHAIAEKYGVWVEKKNYGKTYMGVQRSAFLIDETGRIEVAWPKISPKDTPTNLLAALAED, encoded by the coding sequence ATGACGACTCCCGCTGAAGGCAAGAAGGCCCCCGCGTTCACCCTGGTGGACCAGAACGAGGCCAAGGTGCAGCTGTCCAAGCTGGCCGGCCGCAAGGTCCTGGTGTACTTCTACCCGCGTGCCGACACCCCCGGCTGTACGACCCAGGCGTGTGGGCTCCGCGACATCGCCGGGCAGGTGGGAGACACGATGATCATCGGCATCAGCCCCGACAAGCCGGCCAAACTGAAGAAGTTCGACGACAAGTACGAACTCGGCTTCACGCTGCTGTCCGACGAGGACCACGCCATTGCCGAGAAGTACGGGGTGTGGGTCGAAAAGAAGAACTACGGCAAGACCTACATGGGGGTGCAGCGCAGCGCCTTCCTGATCGACGAGACGGGCCGCATCGAGGTGGCCTGGCCGAAGATCAGCCCGAAGGACACACCGACCAACCTGTTGGCGGCGCTCGCCGAGGACTGA
- a CDS encoding response regulator, whose product MSEPRAPLRIVVAEDDAIIRMDLCAILEEQGYEVVADVGQGDLAVEAVRQHEPDVAVLDVKMPVMDGITAAGEIASERLCAVVLLTAFSQRKLIEDARDAGVMAYLVKPFQPEELMPAIEMAVGRYVEMAALADRSATLEEQLETRKLTDRAKAVLMNDHGLSEVQAFRFLQRGAMDRRSTMKAIAQAVVDGELSPS is encoded by the coding sequence ATGAGCGAACCGCGCGCACCGTTGCGCATCGTGGTGGCCGAGGACGACGCCATCATCCGGATGGACCTGTGCGCCATTCTCGAAGAGCAGGGCTATGAGGTGGTGGCCGATGTCGGCCAGGGCGACCTCGCTGTGGAGGCCGTGCGACAACACGAGCCCGATGTCGCCGTCCTCGACGTCAAGATGCCGGTCATGGATGGCATCACTGCGGCGGGTGAAATCGCCTCGGAACGACTGTGCGCAGTCGTGCTGCTCACCGCGTTCAGCCAGCGCAAGCTGATCGAAGACGCCCGCGACGCCGGGGTGATGGCGTACCTCGTGAAGCCGTTCCAGCCCGAGGAACTCATGCCGGCGATCGAGATGGCGGTCGGTCGCTACGTCGAGATGGCGGCGCTCGCCGATCGGTCGGCGACGCTCGAGGAGCAACTCGAGACCCGAAAGCTCACCGATCGTGCCAAGGCCGTGTTGATGAACGACCACGGGCTCAGCGAGGTGCAGGCGTTCCGCTTTCTGCAGCGGGGCGCGATGGACCGACGTTCGACGATGAAGGCAATCGCCCAGGCGGTGGTCGACGGGGAACTCTCCCCGTCCTGA
- the polA gene encoding DNA polymerase I: MTTLMLIDGNSLTYRAFYALPTDMATASGQVTNAVFGFTSMLINLVRDHQPDLLAVTFDRPEPTFRHKMVESYKAQREASPDILRQQMGLVRQLVETLKIPILEQAGVEADDIIATLATQAADDGIDVIVVTGDRDSYQLVADPHIRVLYNKRGVSDYALYDEAGIEERTGVKPSQYVYYAALRGDPSDNLPGVPKVGEKTAAKLVTAYGDMDGIYAHTADQTPALRRNLEENEAQARSNVEMMTLKRDVELDLAPSELRRGDVDTDAVRDLFKFLEFGTLIGRLGAAFGDTTTAELDTARNVIEAEVHEVSGDEAAALLRSFADRSEPIVLAPSWHGQPGRSDLAGLAVVSDRDGAEVSWFDAEVLAAHGDALDDLLANGPEVIAHDIKPLLRRWLTEGRPLPRLAMDTKIAAYLLDPADTRYGIAELVERYTDAELAQGDATPAGQLDFDAGSEPVGTAAAREALATAFVATPITEALEAQGLSSLADTIEYPLITALARMEFLGIGVDRDALAALNEHFTSEAARLRGAVVAEAGEEFNVNSTPQLRTILFDKLGLTTQKKTKTGYSTDAASLEKIRDQHPIVEYLLQYREMEKLRSTYGTGLLAEVGPDGRIHATFNQTVARTGRLSSDQPNLHNIPVRSEEGRRFREVFIPSPGSVFIVADYNQIELRCIAHLAHDPGLIEAFTSGRDIHNQTAARVFGVEPDHVSIEMRSKAKMVSYGLAYGMEAYGLAQRLNIATKEAQGILDAYFLAFPAVKNYMDRTVEEARERGYTETLFGRRRRIPELSSGVRSVRMAGERQAMNAGIQGLAADIFKVALVRIDDAFEQGDTGARLILQVHDEVICEVAPERLDEVQAQVIDIMRGAFAMAVPLEVNVASGDSWAAAKG, from the coding sequence ATGACGACGCTGATGCTGATCGACGGGAACTCCCTCACCTACCGGGCCTTCTACGCCCTGCCGACCGACATGGCCACGGCCTCGGGGCAGGTCACCAATGCGGTGTTCGGGTTCACCTCGATGCTCATCAACCTCGTGCGCGATCACCAGCCCGACCTGCTCGCGGTCACCTTCGATCGCCCCGAACCGACCTTTCGCCACAAGATGGTCGAGTCCTACAAGGCCCAGCGCGAGGCCAGCCCCGACATCTTGCGACAACAGATGGGGCTGGTGCGCCAACTCGTCGAGACGTTGAAGATCCCGATCCTCGAACAGGCGGGGGTCGAAGCCGACGACATCATCGCCACCCTGGCCACCCAGGCGGCCGATGACGGCATCGACGTCATCGTCGTGACCGGCGATCGCGACAGCTACCAACTCGTGGCGGATCCCCACATCCGCGTGTTGTACAACAAGCGCGGCGTCAGCGACTACGCGCTCTACGACGAGGCCGGCATCGAGGAGCGCACCGGCGTCAAACCATCGCAGTACGTCTATTACGCGGCGCTGCGAGGCGACCCCTCCGACAATCTGCCCGGCGTGCCCAAGGTGGGGGAGAAGACCGCGGCGAAACTCGTGACCGCGTACGGCGACATGGACGGTATCTACGCGCACACCGCGGATCAGACCCCGGCCCTTCGCAGGAACCTCGAGGAAAACGAGGCTCAGGCCCGCAGCAACGTCGAGATGATGACGCTCAAGCGCGACGTCGAACTCGACCTTGCGCCGTCGGAGTTGCGGCGAGGCGACGTCGACACCGATGCGGTGCGCGACCTGTTCAAGTTCCTCGAGTTCGGCACGTTGATCGGCCGTTTGGGCGCAGCGTTCGGCGACACGACCACGGCGGAACTCGACACTGCACGCAACGTCATCGAGGCCGAGGTTCACGAGGTGTCCGGCGATGAGGCCGCCGCGTTGCTGCGGAGCTTCGCCGACCGTTCCGAACCGATCGTGTTGGCGCCCTCGTGGCACGGCCAGCCCGGTCGAAGCGATCTGGCTGGGCTCGCGGTGGTGAGCGACCGCGACGGCGCCGAGGTGTCGTGGTTCGACGCTGAGGTGCTCGCCGCGCATGGCGACGCCCTCGACGACCTGTTGGCGAACGGTCCGGAGGTGATCGCCCACGACATCAAGCCGCTGCTTCGCCGGTGGCTGACCGAGGGCCGTCCACTGCCGAGATTGGCGATGGACACCAAGATCGCGGCCTACCTGCTCGACCCGGCCGACACCCGGTACGGCATCGCCGAGTTGGTCGAGCGATACACCGACGCCGAACTGGCCCAGGGCGACGCCACCCCCGCCGGGCAACTCGATTTCGATGCCGGTTCGGAACCGGTGGGGACCGCAGCGGCGCGCGAGGCCCTCGCCACGGCGTTCGTCGCGACGCCGATCACCGAGGCCCTCGAGGCACAAGGCCTGAGTTCATTGGCCGACACGATCGAATACCCCTTGATCACCGCGTTGGCCCGCATGGAGTTCCTGGGCATCGGCGTCGATCGCGACGCGCTCGCGGCGCTCAACGAACACTTCACCTCCGAAGCGGCGCGCCTGCGGGGCGCGGTGGTGGCCGAGGCGGGGGAGGAGTTCAACGTGAACTCGACCCCGCAGCTGCGAACCATCCTGTTCGACAAGCTCGGCCTGACCACTCAGAAGAAGACCAAGACGGGCTATTCCACCGATGCCGCCTCGCTGGAGAAAATTCGCGATCAACATCCGATCGTCGAGTACCTGTTGCAGTACCGGGAGATGGAGAAGCTGCGCAGCACCTACGGCACCGGGCTGCTCGCCGAGGTCGGCCCGGACGGGAGGATTCACGCCACCTTCAACCAGACCGTGGCCCGCACCGGTCGGCTGAGTTCGGATCAGCCGAACCTGCACAACATTCCGGTGCGTTCCGAGGAAGGTCGACGCTTCCGCGAGGTGTTCATCCCGTCACCCGGATCGGTGTTCATCGTGGCCGACTACAACCAGATCGAACTGCGTTGCATCGCCCACCTGGCACACGACCCGGGCCTCATCGAGGCCTTCACCTCCGGACGCGACATCCACAACCAGACCGCGGCGCGCGTCTTTGGCGTCGAACCCGATCACGTCAGCATCGAGATGCGTTCCAAAGCGAAGATGGTTTCGTACGGATTGGCCTACGGGATGGAGGCTTACGGGCTCGCCCAGCGCCTCAACATCGCGACAAAGGAAGCCCAGGGCATTCTCGATGCGTACTTCTTGGCATTTCCTGCGGTGAAGAACTACATGGATCGCACCGTCGAGGAGGCCCGCGAACGCGGCTACACCGAGACCCTTTTCGGGCGCCGGCGCCGCATTCCCGAGCTCAGTTCCGGCGTGCGTTCGGTACGAATGGCCGGGGAGCGTCAGGCCATGAACGCCGGCATTCAAGGGCTGGCGGCAGACATCTTCAAGGTGGCGCTCGTGCGGATCGACGACGCGTTCGAACAGGGCGACACCGGGGCGCGCCTGATCCTGCAGGTGCACGACGAGGTGATCTGCGAGGTCGCCCCCGAACGCCTCGATGAGGTGCAGGCGCAGGTCATCGACATCATGCGCGGAGCGTTTGCCATGGCCGTCCCGCTCGAGGTCAACGTCGCGTCGGGCGACTCGTGGGCCGCGGCGAAGGGGTGA
- a CDS encoding methyltransferase domain-containing protein, protein MADRQRHWFEALADHMGPAYLRYSFTMGTAQEVDFIVEVLGLEAGMRVLDVGCGPGRHSLELARRGFEVVGLDISATFIDLANADAAATTATFVCGDARNMSFQAEFDAAISLCQGAFGLGGPPVSLDPSNLDNDLAVLRGIEAALRPGGVVGLSAFSSYFQVRWLEDHDTFDAATAVNHETTEVRDPSGTAIPAELWTTCYTPRELRMIVERAGLEVNDIFSVTPGDYVATAPSVHTPEFLVVAQRRRSA, encoded by the coding sequence GTGGCCGATCGCCAACGACACTGGTTCGAGGCCCTGGCAGACCACATGGGACCCGCATATCTGCGGTACTCCTTCACGATGGGTACCGCCCAGGAGGTCGACTTCATCGTCGAGGTGCTCGGGCTTGAGGCAGGGATGCGCGTGCTCGACGTCGGCTGCGGTCCGGGCCGTCACAGCCTCGAACTCGCTCGTCGCGGATTCGAGGTGGTCGGGCTCGACATCAGCGCCACGTTCATCGACCTCGCGAACGCAGACGCTGCGGCGACCACCGCGACATTCGTGTGCGGCGACGCCCGCAACATGAGCTTTCAGGCGGAATTCGACGCCGCGATCTCGCTGTGTCAGGGGGCGTTCGGTCTCGGCGGCCCCCCGGTGAGCCTCGATCCGTCCAACCTCGACAACGATCTGGCCGTGCTGCGCGGCATCGAGGCCGCACTTCGGCCGGGAGGCGTCGTCGGGCTGAGTGCGTTCAGTTCCTATTTCCAGGTGCGCTGGCTTGAGGACCACGACACGTTCGACGCTGCGACCGCGGTGAACCACGAGACCACCGAGGTGCGCGACCCCAGTGGGACGGCGATTCCCGCGGAACTGTGGACCACGTGCTACACGCCCCGGGAACTTCGCATGATCGTCGAACGCGCCGGCCTGGAGGTGAACGACATCTTCTCGGTCACCCCCGGCGACTACGTGGCCACGGCGCCCTCGGTGCACACGCCCGAGTTTCTCGTAGTGGCGCAACGCCGCCGCAGCGCCTAG
- the rpsA gene encoding 30S ribosomal protein S1, translated as MSDTTTELTSDDPTGEEFAYRQILDYDVSDADLEALYSSSMKGVEDGQLVTGTVVKVDHDEVLLDIGYKSEGVIPARELSIRNDVDPHELVSIGDEVEALVVTKEDKEGRLILSKKRAQYERAWGQIEQIKEADGVVSGPVIEVVKGGLIVDIGLRGFLPASLVELRRVRDLQPYVGQTLEAKIIELDKNRNNVVLSRRAWLEETQKEQRDEFLTNLKPGERRRGVVSGVVNFGAFVDLGGMDGLVHVSELSWKHVDHPGSVVQVGDEIEVEVLEVDMSRERISLSLKATQQDPWQEFASNHQVGELVYGRVTKLVPFGAFIQVGDGIEGLVHISEMSSHHVDLPEQVVTPGEELWVKIIDLDLQRRRISLSIKQAAEGGIVAAEYQEHFGEHAYDDEGNYIGGAIEGTSEGQEAWEQYYAEQGFAADGVTPLEGFEAPAAEGTSEEA; from the coding sequence GTGTCAGATACCACCACAGAACTCACCTCCGACGATCCCACCGGCGAGGAGTTCGCCTACCGCCAGATCCTCGACTACGACGTCTCCGACGCCGACCTCGAAGCCCTCTACTCCTCGTCGATGAAGGGTGTCGAAGACGGACAGCTCGTCACCGGTACGGTCGTCAAGGTCGACCACGACGAGGTCCTGCTCGATATCGGGTACAAGTCAGAAGGCGTGATTCCGGCACGTGAGCTGTCGATCCGCAACGACGTCGACCCGCACGAACTCGTCTCGATCGGCGATGAGGTCGAGGCGCTGGTCGTCACCAAGGAAGACAAGGAAGGTCGCCTAATCCTGTCGAAGAAGCGTGCGCAATACGAGCGTGCGTGGGGTCAGATCGAGCAGATCAAGGAAGCCGACGGCGTCGTGTCCGGCCCGGTCATCGAGGTCGTCAAGGGCGGTCTCATCGTCGACATCGGCCTTCGTGGCTTCCTGCCGGCTTCGCTGGTGGAGTTGCGCCGGGTGCGCGACCTTCAGCCCTATGTGGGCCAGACGCTCGAGGCGAAGATCATCGAGCTCGACAAGAACCGCAACAACGTGGTGCTCAGCCGTCGTGCATGGCTCGAAGAGACCCAGAAGGAACAGCGCGACGAGTTCCTCACGAATCTCAAGCCGGGCGAGCGCCGCCGCGGTGTGGTCTCCGGCGTCGTCAACTTCGGTGCGTTCGTCGACCTTGGCGGCATGGACGGCCTCGTGCACGTCTCCGAACTGTCGTGGAAGCACGTCGATCACCCGGGTTCTGTCGTCCAGGTCGGCGACGAGATCGAGGTCGAGGTGCTCGAGGTCGACATGAGCCGCGAGCGCATCAGCCTGTCGCTCAAGGCAACCCAGCAGGATCCGTGGCAGGAGTTCGCCTCCAACCACCAGGTCGGCGAACTGGTCTATGGCCGTGTCACCAAGCTGGTGCCCTTCGGTGCGTTCATCCAGGTCGGCGACGGGATCGAGGGTCTCGTTCACATCTCGGAGATGTCGTCGCATCACGTCGACCTCCCCGAGCAGGTCGTCACCCCCGGCGAGGAACTCTGGGTCAAGATCATCGATCTCGACCTGCAGCGTCGCCGGATCAGCCTGTCGATCAAGCAGGCTGCCGAGGGTGGCATCGTCGCCGCCGAATACCAGGAGCACTTCGGCGAGCACGCCTATGACGATGAGGGCAACTACATCGGTGGCGCCATCGAAGGCACCTCCGAAGGTCAGGAAGCCTGGGAGCAGTATTACGCCGAGCAGGGATTCGCCGCCGACGGCGTGACCCCGCTCGAGGGATTCGAGGCTCCGGCCGCCGAGGGCACTTCCGAAGAGGCGTAG
- the cpaB gene encoding Flp pilus assembly protein CpaB codes for MSSRRTLILIGALVAGLLAAFMTSKYVGGIEDRAQGDVQLTSVVIARGGIGRGSNADEAIAAGAIDVGERRQVDVPADAILRPAEIKGMLAQIDLQPGTIITASMFSNDTVAQNGATAAIAEGMTFQTISFDEVRGVAQLPQPGDYVNITLSGQCTPGTTDFVIGAASEEGGAAPAMESCTASLFQKARIAAVGRSLGSAVAAPTDPAAPETTVPPTSNMITFELPPAAAQVLVAASSSANIQIWLSLVRKDYVPEPIEATRVIPAAGVLGVTPYGTATDSNENG; via the coding sequence GTGAGTTCTCGTAGAACACTGATACTGATCGGGGCACTGGTGGCAGGATTGCTGGCCGCCTTCATGACCTCGAAATACGTCGGAGGTATCGAGGATCGGGCACAGGGCGATGTTCAGCTGACATCGGTGGTGATCGCCAGGGGCGGTATCGGCCGCGGTTCGAATGCGGATGAGGCCATCGCCGCGGGAGCGATCGACGTGGGCGAACGGCGTCAGGTCGACGTTCCGGCCGACGCCATCCTGCGCCCGGCGGAGATCAAGGGAATGCTCGCCCAGATCGATCTGCAGCCCGGCACCATCATCACCGCATCGATGTTCAGCAACGACACCGTCGCTCAGAACGGAGCGACAGCGGCGATCGCCGAGGGGATGACCTTTCAGACGATCAGCTTCGACGAGGTCCGCGGGGTCGCCCAGCTTCCCCAGCCCGGCGACTACGTGAACATCACCCTCAGCGGCCAATGCACGCCCGGCACCACCGACTTCGTCATCGGCGCAGCGAGCGAGGAGGGCGGCGCCGCTCCTGCGATGGAATCCTGCACCGCTTCGCTGTTCCAGAAGGCACGCATCGCCGCCGTCGGCCGTTCGCTGGGTTCGGCGGTTGCTGCGCCGACCGATCCCGCCGCCCCCGAGACGACCGTGCCGCCGACCTCGAACATGATCACCTTCGAACTGCCTCCGGCCGCCGCACAGGTGCTGGTTGCCGCCTCGAGTTCGGCGAACATCCAGATCTGGTTGAGCCTCGTGCGCAAGGACTACGTCCCGGAGCCGATTGAAGCCACCCGAGTCATCCCGGCTGCCGGTGTGTTGGGCGTCACGCCGTATGGCACCGCCACCGACTCCAACGAGAACGGCTGA